The DNA region TGCCGCGCGGGCGCGCTCGTCGCGATCGACTCGCTGGACGAATTGGAACGCGCCGTGGCGCTCGCCGACGGCGAGGCGGCGCTGCGGGTGCTGTTTCGGGTCCATCCGCCCCGGCAGCCGAATTCCCGTTTCGGCATGGCCGTTCCAGAGCGTCAGGCGGCCCTCGTCCGAATCGGGCAGTTCAGGGGCCGGATCGTGCTGGAAGGTTTCAGTTTCCACCTTTCCGGGTACGACATCGCATCCCGCGCGGAGCTCGCCGGGGAACTCATCGCGGAATGCCTCGCCGCCCGAGCGCGGGGACACCGGGCCGACACCATCTCCATCGGCGGCGGCTTCCCCGTGCGCTACGTCGAGGCAGAGGATTGGGCGAGGTTTCAATCAGAGTTCCGACCCGAACAATGCCACGCGCGCAAAACGTTTTCGGACGGCTTCTACCCGTACCATTGCGACGAACCCGGCGCGCGGGCTCTGGAGAAAATACTGGCCCACCAGGCCGACGGCGCCGCCTTGGAGCAACGCCTCGCAGCAGCCGGAATCGCCCTGAGCGTCGAGCCTGGCCGGGCTTTGCTCGCCGACGCCGGGATCAGCGTCTTCCCGGTGCAGGGATTCAAATGGCGCGAAGCCGCGCCCAATGAGCACGCCGGAGGCTATGGGATCGCCACTGTCGCGGGGACGAGCTTGTCGCTTTCCGAGCAGTGGTTCGGCAGCGAGTTCCTCCCCGATCCGGCGCTGTGGCCCACGACCCAGCACCGCCAAATCACCCCGACGTGTGTCGGCGGCGCGAGCTGTTTGGACTCGGACATGCTCACCTGGCGCAAAGTCCCGCTGCCACGGCCGCCGAAACGCGGCGACTTCTTGATCTACCCGAACACCGCTGGCTACCAGATGGACTCCAACGAGTCCTCGTTCCACGATCTGCCCATTCCGCCGAAGGCAGTGGTCGATTTTTCCGGCGCAGAACCCCGATGGTCCTTTGAGGAGAAGCCATGATTGTCACCCAGTATTCTGATTTGATCGGACGCACGCCGCTTTTGGAGTTCGTGCGGTTGGAGAACGGCACCCGGTATTTGCTCAAGCTGGAGCAGTGCAACCCGACTGGCTCGATGAAGATCCGCATGGCCCGCCAGATGGTGCTCGACGCCCTCGCCGACGGCAGACTGCCCCAGGGCGGGCGGATCGTGGAGTCCACTTCCGGCAACACCGGCCTCGGCTTGGCGGTGGTGGCCGCCGAATTGGGGCTCCGGTTCACCGCGGTGGTGGACCATCACGCCGCCGTGGACAAGATCCGCGCGATGGAGGCGATGGGGACCGAGCTGGTGTATGTGGCCGAGGACGGCGACGACAGCCTCAACACAGCCGCCAGGGAGGAACTGGCCGAGGCGATGGCCGCGGCGGACCCTGAGGCGTTCTTCACCGAGCAGCACAACAACGACAGCAATCCCGCCGCGTACGCCGCGCTCGCGCAGGAGCTGCTCCTGGACCTTCCGCGGGTCGATTACATGATCTGCGCGGTCGGCACCGGCGGCTCCCTGTTCGGCACTGCCCGCGAACTCGCGCGGCTCGGCCAGCGGACACAGGTGATCGGCGTCGAGCCAGTGGGGTCGATCGCGTTCGGCGGACCCGGCGGCGATTACTGGCAGTCCGGCACCGGCACCCCCGAGGGCGCGATTATCGGCACTGCCGTGGACTACGAGCTTTTGGACGAGGGCGTGAAAGTGTCGGACGTGGACGCGTTCGCCACAGCACGGGTGATCGCCCGTCGCACGGGGCTCTTGATCGGCGGCTCCTCCGGCGGCTGCGTCCACGCCGCGTTGCAGAAGCTCCCCGACCTGCCCGACGGTTCCACAGTTGTCTCCATTGTGTGCGACGGCGGCGAGAAATACCTGGACACGGTGTTCGACGAGCAGTGGATGGCCGTGCGCGGCCTGCTCGACCCCGATGCCGAAGAGGCAGTGGGCGCGATGCTCGACCGGCTTGGTGTGCGCTCTGCCCGTTCCTTCGGCTCCATGCGCCCGCGCGCCGAGGCCGCGCTACTGTGACCACGGTGACCACGACCCGGAGCCGCCTGAAAGAGCTCGCGGCCCTCGCCGCCCCAATCGCGGGGATACAACTCGCCCAAGTCGCCCTCACGACGACAGACACGATCATGATGGGCGTGCTCGGCGCGATCGCCCTTGCCGCTGGCGGCCTCGCCATCACGTTGTTCAACCAGGTTCGCACGATGTGCGTCGGTTTGATCACCGGTCTGGGGAACCAGATCGCGCACGCCCAAGGCCGAGGGGCCCCCGCCGATCAGGTGCGTGGGATCGCGCGCGCGGGCCTGATTGTCGCGACACTCGCCGGGCTGCTCGGCGCGGTCCTGCTCGTCGCTTTGAGCTACGCCCTCGCCTGGCTCGGCCAAGACCCGCAGGTGCTCGCCGGGGCGCGGCCGATGATGGCGGCCCTCGCCCCCGGCCTGGTCCCACTGCTGTGGCTGCAAGCGCTCCGGCAATTCGCGGTGGGCGTGCGCAAACCCAAATCCTTGCTCCCGGTGATGCTCGCCTCCATCGCGGTCAACGCCGCGTTGAACTTCGCCTTCGTCTACGGCTGGCTCGGAGCCCCCCGGCTCGGTCTGACCGGCGTGGGGCTTGCGACCACGTTCGTCCAGCTCTTCTCGGTCGCGGCCTTCTGGCTGATCGTGCGCCGGGACCGCGACCTCGCGCCGCTCTTGACGGGCACGGGCAGGCCGACGGCAAGGGAGATCAAAGACGTGCTCGCCCTCGGCCTGCCCACCGCGTTGACCTACGGTTCAGAAGCGGGCCTTTTCTCGGTCGCGGCGCTGCTGATCGGTCATTTCGGCGCGGCGGCGCTCGCCGCGCACAACGCGGTCAACCAGATCGTTTACATCGTCTTCCAGATCAGCGTCGGCCTATCGCATGGATCGTCTGTGCTGGTGAGCCATGCGATGGGTCGGCGCGAGCCGGCCGAGGCCCGAGAGGCCGCCAAAACGGCCCTTTCTGTCGGCGGCGCCGTCATGGCGCTCATCGGCGCGGTCTACCTCATCGCGCCGCGCCTGGTGCTGTGGCCTTTCCATATTTCCGGTGACGCGGCGGCCATCGCTGGGACATTGCTCATCGTCGCCGTCGTGCAGCAATTCTTCGACAACGCGCAGAACATCGCAGTGGGGTTGTTGCGCGGTCTCGGCGACGCGAAGAGCGGACTGAAAATCACCCTGGTCGGCTATTGGGCTGTCGGCCTGCCGGTCGCCCTTGTCGGCGGGTTGGCCCTCGGCTGGGGGGCCCCCGGCGTGTGGTTGGGCCTGTCCGCGGGTTTGGCGTTCTGCGCGGCGATGATGGTCCGCGCGTTCCTGCGCGGCACCGCAACCGGCGCCGGCGCTCCACCGGGCTGACAGCTCGCGGGCGCACGCCAAAGGCTTGCCCGCGCGGCCCTGACTCAGGTCAGGCGCTCGTCGTGGCGCGCTTGTCCTCCCGCTCCCGCAGGGCCGGGCTGGAGAAGCGCAAGTGCTCGTCGACGACGGGGCCCTTGCACAAGTGCTTGCGGTCCACGTAGTAACTCATCGCCATGAGCCAGGGCGAGTCCGGTCCTTGTTTCGGCAACTTCGCCAGCGACCGCTGCACGTAGCCGGCGCCGAAGTCCAGGAACGGCCTGGTCTGCATTTGCGGATCGGCGGCGGCCCAGACCGTGTCATAGCCGTTCTCGTCGAGATAGCCGAGCAGTTTGCAGAAATACTCGCAGATCAGGCCGATTTTCAACGTCCACGACGAGTTGGTGTAGCCGATCGCGAGCGCGAAGTTCGGCACGCCGGAGAGCATCAAACCCCGATAGGCCACCGAATCGTCCAACGGCACAGGTCGGCCGTCGACGCTGAGCTCCACTCCGCCGATCAGGAGCAGGTTGAACCCTGTGGCGGTGACAATGATGTCGGCTTGCAGCTCCCGGCCCGACTCGAGCAGAATCCCGTGTTCGGTGAACGTCGTGATCCGGTCGGTCACGATCGACGCCGAGCCTTTGCGGAGCGCGGTGAACAGGTCGCCGTTCGGGACAGCGCACAGGCGCTGTTCCCACGGGTTGTACGGCGGGTTGAAGTGCTCGTCGACGGGGTAGCCTTTCGGCAGCATCGTGATGTTCACCCTGCGGATCAGCGTGCGCGCGGCTTTGGGGAACCGTTGGCAGAACTCCCAGATCAAGCGCTGTTGCACGATGTTTTTCTGTCGGGAGACCGCGTAGCCCCGTGTGTCGCCGAGAACCTTGCGCAGCACATTGGCGACAGGGTCCTTCTTCGGCAACGGCATGATGTAGCTCGGTGTGCGTTGCAGCATCGTCACATGCGCCGCTTTCGGGGCCATCGCGGGCAGCAAGGTGACCGCTGTGGCTCCGCTGCCGATCACGACCACGCGTTTGCCGCTGTAGTCGAGGTCTTCGGGCCAGTGCTGCGGGTGCACCACCTGTCCTTGGAATCGCTCGCGGCCGGGGAACTCCGGCGTGTGAGGCTGGTCGTAGTTGTAGTAGCCGCTGCAGCAGAAGACCCATCCGGCGCTCAAACGCAGCTTCTCGCCGGTGTCCGTGCGCTCCACGTCCACCAGCCATCGCGCCGCCGAGGTGGACCAATCGGCGCGGACCACTTTGTGGTGGTAGCGGATCATCGGGTCGAGGCCGTTCTCCGCCGCCGTCTCACGCAGGTAGGACAGGATTCTCGCCCCGTCCGCGATCGACTGCTCGTCGCGCCACGGCTTGAACTCGTAGCCGAAGGTGTGCAGGTCGGAGTCGGAACGGATGCCTGGGTAGCGGTGCAAGTCCCATGTGCCGCCGGACGCGCCCCTGGCCTCGAGGATCGCGAACGTCTTCGACGGCTGCAAAGTCCGCAGGTAACGCCCTGCCCCGATGCCGGAAAGGCCCGCGCCGATAATCAGGACGTCGAAGTGCTGGACGTCGCGCTCGGTGGTGGTCTCGCTCATATTCAGGCTCCTGGGGGTGGGGGAGTGGTGGTGCTGCCTTCAAGAATGCGCGCGAGCCTCGCTGTTGTCGAGAGCAATGTGCCCTGATTCATCCTGCTTTGTGGTGCATAGTGTTCATATGGACACATCATGGCCGGTTCCCTCGGAGCGGATCCAAGAGTTGATGCGCCGAGGGGCGACCATCGCGCTCACCCCGCAGGCGCATTGGATCGAAGAGTTGCACACCGCGACGCTCGGCGGGCAGCGGATGCGGGCGGTCGCCGACGACCCCGTGCTCGCCGAGGCCGTCCGCAGGACCAATCTCGCCAACTGGTTGCACTGGGCTTCGTCCAACGCGGCAAGGCCGGGCGAGCGCGTCCCGCCGAACCTCAGCCCCGTAGTCCTCGAAACCTCCCGCGACATGGTGCGACGCGGGCTCGACCAGACCGCCCTCGACACGTACCGCACCGGGCAGAGCGTCGCATGGCGGCGGTGGATGGACATCTGCTTCGGCCTGACCTCGGACCCGCGCGAACTCCATGAGCTGCTCGACCTCTCGGAGCGCTCGATCAGGACCTTCCTCGACGACACCATTGACGCGACTTCGGCCCGCATCGCCGAGGAGCGCGACCAACTCGTGCGGGGCAGCCATGCCGACCGCCTCGCCGCGGTGAGCCTCATCCTCGAAGGGGCCCCGATCCCGCGCGCCCGCGCCGAGGAACAGCTCGGCTACCAGCTCACCGGGCCGCATGTGGCGGCTGTCGTCTGGGGGTCTGCGAGCACCCCGGCCAGTCGCCTTGAAACTGTCGCCGAGGCGTTCACCCGTGACAGCGGGGCCGCCCGGCGGCTGACCGTCTTGGCCAGTTCGGCCACGCTCTGGCTGTGGCTCCCCGTCGCCGCTGCCCCGGCCTGCGCGCATGTGCAAGCGCACATCGCCGACGTGCCGGATGTCTGGCTGGGGATCGGGCGCCCTGGACGTGACATCGACGGCTTCCGGCGGAGCCATCTCGACGCCATCGCCACACAACGGATGCTCACCCGCCTCACCTCGCCGCACCAAGTCGCCCATTACGACGACATCGCGCTCGTCGCGCTGCTGTCCAGCGACCCCGCGCGCGCCGACGAGTTCGTGCGGGACGCC from Segniliparus rotundus DSM 44985 includes:
- a CDS encoding PucR family transcriptional regulator, with amino-acid sequence MDTSWPVPSERIQELMRRGATIALTPQAHWIEELHTATLGGQRMRAVADDPVLAEAVRRTNLANWLHWASSNAARPGERVPPNLSPVVLETSRDMVRRGLDQTALDTYRTGQSVAWRRWMDICFGLTSDPRELHELLDLSERSIRTFLDDTIDATSARIAEERDQLVRGSHADRLAAVSLILEGAPIPRARAEEQLGYQLTGPHVAAVVWGSASTPASRLETVAEAFTRDSGAARRLTVLASSATLWLWLPVAAAPACAHVQAHIADVPDVWLGIGRPGRDIDGFRRSHLDAIATQRMLTRLTSPHQVAHYDDIALVALLSSDPARADEFVRDALGGLLAAEPDIRDTVLTYIREQCNTSRAAERLYTHRNTVIRRLARADELLPHPLPRNIVAVAAALEIVRWRGQSTA
- a CDS encoding amino acid decarboxylase, with protein sequence MVLIAAVQPFAPALPAAWPGWAQQALASPSLLPEISHATGGAFHLLHPQTFAANLGAFQAVSARTGGTVYFAKKANKAAAWLTVCAERGAGVDAASVPELREALRCGVPGQRVVVTGPAKSDELLLLACRAGALVAIDSLDELERAVALADGEAALRVLFRVHPPRQPNSRFGMAVPERQAALVRIGQFRGRIVLEGFSFHLSGYDIASRAELAGELIAECLAARARGHRADTISIGGGFPVRYVEAEDWARFQSEFRPEQCHARKTFSDGFYPYHCDEPGARALEKILAHQADGAALEQRLAAAGIALSVEPGRALLADAGISVFPVQGFKWREAAPNEHAGGYGIATVAGTSLSLSEQWFGSEFLPDPALWPTTQHRQITPTCVGGASCLDSDMLTWRKVPLPRPPKRGDFLIYPNTAGYQMDSNESSFHDLPIPPKAVVDFSGAEPRWSFEEKP
- a CDS encoding MATE family efflux transporter — encoded protein: MTTTRSRLKELAALAAPIAGIQLAQVALTTTDTIMMGVLGAIALAAGGLAITLFNQVRTMCVGLITGLGNQIAHAQGRGAPADQVRGIARAGLIVATLAGLLGAVLLVALSYALAWLGQDPQVLAGARPMMAALAPGLVPLLWLQALRQFAVGVRKPKSLLPVMLASIAVNAALNFAFVYGWLGAPRLGLTGVGLATTFVQLFSVAAFWLIVRRDRDLAPLLTGTGRPTAREIKDVLALGLPTALTYGSEAGLFSVAALLIGHFGAAALAAHNAVNQIVYIVFQISVGLSHGSSVLVSHAMGRREPAEAREAAKTALSVGGAVMALIGAVYLIAPRLVLWPFHISGDAAAIAGTLLIVAVVQQFFDNAQNIAVGLLRGLGDAKSGLKITLVGYWAVGLPVALVGGLALGWGAPGVWLGLSAGLAFCAAMMVRAFLRGTATGAGAPPG
- a CDS encoding PLP-dependent cysteine synthase family protein, with the translated sequence MIVTQYSDLIGRTPLLEFVRLENGTRYLLKLEQCNPTGSMKIRMARQMVLDALADGRLPQGGRIVESTSGNTGLGLAVVAAELGLRFTAVVDHHAAVDKIRAMEAMGTELVYVAEDGDDSLNTAAREELAEAMAAADPEAFFTEQHNNDSNPAAYAALAQELLLDLPRVDYMICAVGTGGSLFGTARELARLGQRTQVIGVEPVGSIAFGGPGGDYWQSGTGTPEGAIIGTAVDYELLDEGVKVSDVDAFATARVIARRTGLLIGGSSGGCVHAALQKLPDLPDGSTVVSIVCDGGEKYLDTVFDEQWMAVRGLLDPDAEEAVGAMLDRLGVRSARSFGSMRPRAEAALL
- a CDS encoding flavin-containing monooxygenase, which encodes MSETTTERDVQHFDVLIIGAGLSGIGAGRYLRTLQPSKTFAILEARGASGGTWDLHRYPGIRSDSDLHTFGYEFKPWRDEQSIADGARILSYLRETAAENGLDPMIRYHHKVVRADWSTSAARWLVDVERTDTGEKLRLSAGWVFCCSGYYNYDQPHTPEFPGRERFQGQVVHPQHWPEDLDYSGKRVVVIGSGATAVTLLPAMAPKAAHVTMLQRTPSYIMPLPKKDPVANVLRKVLGDTRGYAVSRQKNIVQQRLIWEFCQRFPKAARTLIRRVNITMLPKGYPVDEHFNPPYNPWEQRLCAVPNGDLFTALRKGSASIVTDRITTFTEHGILLESGRELQADIIVTATGFNLLLIGGVELSVDGRPVPLDDSVAYRGLMLSGVPNFALAIGYTNSSWTLKIGLICEYFCKLLGYLDENGYDTVWAAADPQMQTRPFLDFGAGYVQRSLAKLPKQGPDSPWLMAMSYYVDRKHLCKGPVVDEHLRFSSPALREREDKRATTSA